The DNA sequence CGGGGACCTGGGCCACGCACGGGATGGACGGCGACGGGGACGGCGACCGCGACGTCTGGGATCCCAATGACGCGATTCCGTCGGCCGCGTCGTACGACTGCAAGCTCGCCTCCTACGTGAAGGACGTACCCGGCGATCCCACGAAGAACATGCTCGCGTCCTACAACGCGGGGGCGTACGCGGTCATCAAGTACAAGGGCGTGCCGCCGTACAAGGAGACCCAGAACTACGTCAAGACGATCACGACGCTGCAGCAGAGCTTCGCCGCGCCCGTCAGCCGTGTCGATCCCAGCAAGCAGGCCGCCGGTGCCATCTACTACGCCCAGAAGAAGCTCGGCACGCTCTACCTCTGGGGTGGTGACGGTACTGCTGAGGACAACGGGCGGTTCGACTGCTCGGGGTTGACGAAGGCCGCCTACGAGAGCGTCGGGATAACGCTGCCGCGCGTCGCCAACGACCAGTGGAACGCGGGGCCGCATCCGGCCAGGGAGGAACTCCTGCCGGGAGACCTGGTGTTCTTCTCGGACGACCTCACCAACTCCCGGGCCATCCGACATGTGGGTATTTATGTCGGTGGCGGGTACATGATCGATGCGCCGAGAACGGGTGCTGTGATCCGGTTCGACCCGATCGACACCCCGGACTACTTCGGGGCGACCCGGGTGACGGAAGATGGCGCGAAAGCGCTGCCCACGACGGTGTAGACGGAGCGTGAACCCACCCCCTGAGCTGCGGTG is a window from the Streptomyces sp. NBC_00299 genome containing:
- a CDS encoding C40 family peptidase, with amino-acid sequence MGEGRLTVRKAWIVAGAALAAGLSFVMLLVVGVYIVAGNLAGGVGGASKALAKGAVPAAYSALVQKWGNLCPAINPALLAAQLYQESGFNPKAQSAAAAQGIAQFIPGTWATHGMDGDGDGDRDVWDPNDAIPSAASYDCKLASYVKDVPGDPTKNMLASYNAGAYAVIKYKGVPPYKETQNYVKTITTLQQSFAAPVSRVDPSKQAAGAIYYAQKKLGTLYLWGGDGTAEDNGRFDCSGLTKAAYESVGITLPRVANDQWNAGPHPAREELLPGDLVFFSDDLTNSRAIRHVGIYVGGGYMIDAPRTGAVIRFDPIDTPDYFGATRVTEDGAKALPTTV